One region of Natronorubrum aibiense genomic DNA includes:
- a CDS encoding HalOD1 output domain-containing protein: METEFSSSDDTDDVQYDQTNGRYVFHHDIDGTATITTTIVHALASIADTDVSQGEFSLYDSVDPDALDRLFRKKADGTERTGGHVAFTALEYEVYVYANGDVIIYPPTDSSHSPRTH, from the coding sequence ATGGAAACTGAATTTTCATCCAGCGACGACACGGACGACGTTCAGTACGATCAAACGAACGGTCGTTACGTCTTCCACCACGACATCGACGGCACCGCGACGATCACGACGACGATCGTCCACGCGCTCGCGTCGATCGCAGACACCGACGTCTCACAGGGTGAGTTCTCACTGTACGACAGCGTTGACCCGGATGCACTCGATCGGCTCTTCAGAAAGAAGGCGGACGGCACCGAGCGCACGGGCGGCCACGTCGCCTTCACCGCCCTCGAGTACGAGGTATACGTCTACGCGAACGGCGACGTCATCATCTATCCGCCCACGGACTCGAGTCACTCGCCCCGAACGCACTGA
- a CDS encoding putative RNA uridine N3 methyltransferase: MTVSVLVPSSLTREAEDKREATRKLGYVARAATIFRADHLIVYPDSDGETGRFDGGFVSTVLRYAATPPYLRNEVWGMRDELEYAGVLPPLRAMSQTGSESTGSGSSRQGIVTEVGPEGRVRVNCGLQHPISLNVPPKMEVDEGERVTVRISSRRPVRAKLEDKPLPGLSVERTDLSAALGREDAGVCIAASRFGEELTVGRLETLAGRIDRDGMTVAFGAPERGLPDILGIEASAVNASSGQDDAAESSTGDDTADDGVEPTADPGFDLWLNTVPNQGSEVVRTEEALFATLAPLSLQE; this comes from the coding sequence ATGACCGTCAGCGTACTCGTCCCGTCGTCGCTCACCCGTGAAGCCGAGGACAAACGTGAGGCAACTCGCAAACTCGGATACGTCGCCCGCGCGGCGACGATCTTCCGGGCTGATCACCTGATCGTCTATCCGGATTCGGACGGCGAAACCGGGCGATTCGACGGCGGGTTCGTAAGCACCGTCTTGCGGTACGCCGCAACTCCGCCCTACCTCCGAAACGAGGTGTGGGGGATGCGGGACGAACTGGAGTATGCGGGCGTCTTGCCACCGCTCCGCGCCATGTCACAGACCGGCTCCGAATCGACCGGTTCGGGGTCGTCAAGACAAGGAATCGTGACCGAGGTCGGACCTGAAGGGCGCGTCCGGGTCAATTGCGGCTTGCAACACCCGATCTCCCTCAACGTCCCTCCGAAAATGGAGGTCGACGAGGGGGAGCGCGTGACCGTCAGGATCTCTTCGCGACGACCGGTCCGGGCGAAACTCGAGGACAAGCCCCTCCCGGGGCTTTCAGTCGAGCGGACGGACCTTTCCGCAGCTCTCGGCCGTGAGGACGCCGGCGTCTGCATCGCTGCCTCCCGATTCGGTGAAGAACTCACCGTCGGGCGGCTCGAGACGTTGGCCGGACGCATCGATCGTGACGGGATGACTGTCGCGTTCGGTGCGCCCGAGAGAGGGCTGCCGGATATCCTCGGAATCGAGGCATCGGCTGTCAACGCGTCATCGGGACAAGATGATGCGGCCGAATCGTCCACCGGGGACGACACAGCCGATGACGGAGTCGAACCCACCGCCGATCCAGGGTTCGACCTCTGGCTAAATACGGTTCCGAATCAGGGCAGCGAGGTCGTGCGAACGGAAGAAGCTCTGTTCGCCACCCTCGCTCCCCTCTCACTGCAAGAGTGA
- a CDS encoding 50S ribosomal protein L3, with translation MPQPNAPRKGSLGFGPRQRATSEVPRFNSWPDDDGQPTLQGFAGYKAGMTHVVMVDDKANSPTEGMEETVPVTIVETPPMRAVALRAYEDTPYGMKPLTEVWTDEFVPELDRVLDLPGDDYDVDAAADELRGYLEEGRIDDVRVITHTVPGDIPSMPKKKPDVMETRVGGGSIDERVDFALETVEDGGEHVMNDMFRAGEYVDASGVTKGKGTQGPVKRWGVQKRKGKHARQGWRRRIGNLGPWNPSRVRSTVPQQGQTGYHQRTELNKRLVDIGDGADATVDGGFVNYGEVDGPHALIKGSLPGPNKRLVRFRPAIRPGDQPRLDPEVRYVSTASNQG, from the coding sequence ATGCCACAACCAAACGCACCACGCAAAGGCTCACTCGGGTTCGGCCCACGACAGCGGGCGACCAGCGAGGTCCCACGCTTTAACTCGTGGCCGGACGACGACGGACAGCCGACGCTCCAGGGTTTCGCGGGCTACAAGGCCGGCATGACCCACGTCGTTATGGTCGACGACAAAGCGAACTCGCCGACCGAGGGAATGGAAGAGACCGTTCCCGTGACGATCGTGGAGACGCCGCCAATGCGCGCCGTTGCTCTGCGAGCGTACGAAGACACGCCGTATGGTATGAAGCCGTTGACTGAGGTCTGGACCGACGAGTTCGTTCCCGAACTCGACCGTGTGCTGGACCTTCCCGGTGACGATTACGACGTCGATGCTGCCGCGGACGAGCTCCGTGGCTACCTCGAGGAGGGACGCATCGACGACGTCCGCGTCATCACCCACACGGTACCGGGGGACATTCCCTCGATGCCGAAGAAGAAACCGGACGTGATGGAAACGCGCGTCGGCGGCGGCTCTATCGACGAGCGCGTCGACTTCGCCCTCGAGACCGTCGAGGACGGCGGCGAACACGTCATGAACGACATGTTCCGCGCCGGCGAGTACGTCGACGCAAGCGGCGTCACGAAAGGGAAAGGGACGCAGGGTCCCGTCAAGCGATGGGGCGTCCAGAAACGCAAGGGCAAACACGCCCGGCAGGGCTGGCGTCGCCGCATCGGCAACCTCGGCCCCTGGAACCCATCCCGCGTCCGCTCGACGGTCCCCCAGCAGGGCCAGACCGGCTACCACCAGCGGACGGAACTGAACAAGCGCCTCGTCGACATCGGCGACGGCGCAGACGCGACGGTCGACGGTGGCTTCGTCAACTACGGCGAAGTCGATGGACCGCACGCGCTCATCAAGGGCTCGCTCCCCGGGCCGAACAAGCGCCTCGTGCGCTTCCGCCCGGCGATCCGACCCGGAGACCAGCCGCGCCTCGACCCCGAGGTGCGCTACGTCTCCACCGCATCCAACCAGGGATAA
- the rpl4p gene encoding 50S ribosomal protein L4 has protein sequence MEATVRDLDGSEAGSVDLPAVFETTYRPDLIARAVRVAQANRKQDYGADEFAGKRTPAESFGSGRGMAHVPRQDGRARRVPQAVKGRRAHPPKAEKDQSESINKKEKKLAVRSAIAATTDAELVAERGHEFDDDAEIPVVVADEFEDLQKTKEVVEFLEAAGLEADIERADEGRSVRSGRGKTRGRKYKTPTSILFVTSSESGPSRAARNLAGADVTTAAEVNAEDLAPGTQPGRLTVWTESALEEVADR, from the coding sequence ATGGAAGCAACAGTACGCGACCTGGACGGCTCCGAGGCGGGTTCGGTCGACCTCCCGGCGGTCTTCGAGACCACGTACCGCCCGGACCTGATCGCCCGCGCCGTTCGCGTCGCCCAGGCAAACCGAAAGCAGGACTACGGTGCCGACGAGTTCGCCGGCAAGCGCACGCCGGCCGAATCGTTCGGTAGCGGCCGAGGCATGGCCCACGTCCCACGCCAAGACGGACGCGCTCGACGCGTTCCCCAGGCTGTCAAAGGACGACGGGCTCACCCGCCAAAAGCCGAGAAAGACCAGTCCGAATCGATCAACAAGAAAGAGAAGAAACTGGCCGTCCGCAGCGCCATCGCGGCGACGACGGACGCCGAACTCGTCGCCGAACGCGGCCACGAGTTCGACGACGACGCCGAGATTCCGGTCGTCGTCGCAGACGAGTTCGAAGACCTCCAGAAGACGAAGGAGGTCGTCGAGTTCCTCGAGGCCGCCGGTCTCGAGGCCGACATCGAACGCGCAGACGAAGGCCGAAGCGTCCGCTCGGGTCGCGGGAAGACCCGTGGCCGGAAGTACAAGACGCCCACGTCGATCCTCTTCGTCACCTCGAGCGAGTCCGGCCCGTCCCGTGCGGCCCGGAACCTCGCTGGTGCCGACGTAACGACGGCCGCAGAGGTCAACGCAGAGGATCTCGCACCCGGCACGCAGCCGGGTCGACTGACCGTCTGGACCGAGAGCGCACTCGAGGAGGTGGCAGACCGATGA
- a CDS encoding 50S ribosomal protein L23, with the protein MSSIIEHPLVTEKAMNDMDYENKLQFVVNPDATKPEIRDEVESRFDISVADVNTQVTMKGKKKATIKLTEDDDAQEVASRIGVF; encoded by the coding sequence ATGAGCTCGATCATCGAGCATCCACTGGTCACGGAGAAGGCGATGAACGACATGGACTACGAGAACAAGCTCCAGTTCGTCGTCAACCCCGACGCCACCAAACCCGAGATCCGAGACGAAGTCGAATCTCGATTCGACATCTCGGTCGCTGACGTCAACACGCAGGTAACGATGAAAGGCAAGAAGAAAGCCACGATCAAACTCACCGAGGACGACGACGCGCAGGAAGTCGCCTCTCGAATCGGGGTGTTCTAA
- a CDS encoding 50S ribosomal protein L2, which translates to MGRRIQGQRRGRGTSTFRAPSHRYKAKLEHKKEEDDDVIRGTVVDIEHDPARSAPVAAVEFEDGDQRLILVPEGVAVGEEIQVGVSAEIKPGNTLPLAEIPEGVPVCNVEANQGDGGRFARASGVNADLITHDRNAAVIQLPSGEVKRLDPQCRATIGVVAGGGRTEKPMVKAGNKYHKMKARGTKWPRVRGVAMNAVDHPFGGGGRQHPGKPKSVSRDAPPGRKVGDISSRRTGRGGNK; encoded by the coding sequence ATGGGACGACGCATTCAAGGACAACGACGTGGACGCGGGACCTCGACGTTCCGTGCCCCGTCCCATCGCTACAAAGCGAAACTCGAGCACAAAAAGGAAGAAGACGACGACGTCATCCGCGGGACGGTCGTCGACATCGAGCACGACCCTGCTCGCTCGGCACCGGTCGCTGCCGTCGAGTTCGAAGACGGCGATCAGCGACTCATCCTCGTTCCCGAGGGTGTCGCCGTCGGCGAGGAGATCCAAGTCGGCGTTTCGGCTGAGATCAAACCCGGGAACACGCTCCCGCTCGCGGAGATTCCGGAAGGAGTTCCTGTCTGTAACGTCGAGGCAAATCAGGGCGACGGCGGTCGATTCGCTCGTGCCTCCGGTGTCAACGCAGACCTGATCACCCACGACCGCAACGCAGCGGTCATCCAGCTTCCAAGCGGCGAGGTCAAGCGCCTCGATCCACAGTGTCGCGCCACGATCGGCGTCGTCGCCGGTGGCGGCCGCACTGAGAAGCCGATGGTCAAAGCAGGGAACAAGTACCACAAAATGAAAGCCCGGGGCACGAAGTGGCCTCGCGTCCGTGGTGTGGCGATGAACGCCGTCGACCACCCGTTCGGTGGCGGTGGCCGCCAGCACCCCGGCAAACCCAAGTCCGTCTCGCGGGACGCCCCGCCGGGACGGAAGGTCGGTGACATCTCGTCCCGACGCACCGGTCGAGGTGGCAACAAATGA
- a CDS encoding 30S ribosomal protein S19, translating to MSQEYRTGREGEFTYRGHTVEELQDLELEEVAELLPARQRRSIVRGLSVEKQKLLEKAREKDEEETANAPIRTHLRDMPILPEFVGLTFEVYNGQSFERVRVEPEMIGHYLGEFQLTRTSVEHGQAGIGATRSSKFVPLK from the coding sequence ATGAGTCAGGAGTACCGAACCGGCCGTGAAGGTGAGTTCACCTACCGCGGCCACACGGTTGAGGAGCTGCAGGATCTGGAGCTCGAAGAAGTTGCAGAACTGCTCCCCGCACGCCAGCGGCGAAGTATTGTACGCGGCCTTTCCGTCGAGAAGCAGAAGCTGCTCGAGAAAGCCCGCGAGAAAGACGAAGAGGAAACGGCGAACGCGCCGATCCGAACGCACCTGCGGGATATGCCGATCCTGCCGGAGTTCGTTGGTCTGACCTTCGAGGTCTACAACGGCCAGTCGTTCGAGCGCGTCCGTGTCGAACCCGAGATGATCGGACACTATCTCGGCGAGTTCCAGCTGACCCGGACGTCCGTCGAGCACGGACAGGCCGGTATCGGCGCGACTCGATCCTCGAAGTTCGTCCCACTGAAGTGA